Part of the Brevibacillus marinus genome, TTACGTGAAACCCCCATTTTCGCGGCTAGTTCGTGTTGGCTGTAACCGTATGTTTTTCTTAATTCTTTCACAAAAGATCCGAATGTGGCTTGTAATTGCTTTTTTGTCATGGTTACCACCCCCAGATCAACCAGTCTTACACCCATGCAAGCGATTTAAGTTAAACTTAACATTTGATCTGACTGGTATCAAGGTAGGGAATTATGATGGAATTGAATAAAATTTTTTCGAGTAAAATAAGTGAATTAAGAGCAAAAAGAAATCTGAAAGCAAAGGATGTGGCCAAAATTTTGGGAGTTTCCATCGCTCAGATTAGTTTATATGAATCCGGTAAAAGCCTCCCCAGCGTAGAAAGGTTATATCAGCTGGCTGAATATTACGATGTCTCGATTGACTATTTACTCGGTCGAACGC contains:
- a CDS encoding helix-turn-helix domain-containing protein, yielding MELNKIFSSKISELRAKRNLKAKDVAKILGVSIAQISLYESGKSLPSVERLYQLAEYYDVSIDYLLGRTHIPDLAPKVECLMEKKDINQKIT